The sequence AGTTTGAAAGGATTTATAAATGAAAGCGGGAAGATCACTCTTCCCGCTTTTTTAATTTTTTGCTGTTGCTGCCATTGCCGCTACATCGTCGGCCGAGGGACCGTACATGCCGGGGATAGGTACGTCGAGCAGCCTGAGGAATACACTGAGCTGGCCACGGTGGTGTACCTGGTGGTTGCCCATCATATAGCGTATAGCTTCGTAACTGCTGAGCTGGAAGACAATGTGCTCGCCGCGGCGGAATGTCCACTGCTTAGCCAGGTCTTCATCAGTTGCTTTTTCCAAAGCCGCGATCGCTGCACTCAGTTTTGTTTCAAACAGATCAAGCAGTTCCTGCGTGTTCTGGCAGTTGGCTGGTTTGTATGGTTGTGCAGCCATGTCAAACACATCATTTTCCAACGGGCGGTTTAACCAATGTGGTATTTCGGCCACATGCGACGCCAGGCGGCCCAGGGTCATTGATTTTTCGTGTGGACGCCATTCCAGTTTATCTGTCGGCACCACGGCCAATATTTTTCTTGTGCTTGCTGCTTCTCTTTGCAGTTCTGCTATCAGCAGTTGGTTGAGTGGTTTCATGTTTATTTTTTTAGGTCGTGATTGAGCGGCAATTTATGCCTTTGGGGTACATCTACAATATCGTTTATCGCTATAGTGGCATTTTTTGTTGCCGTTTGTTGCCGAATTGGGGAGGAATTTCAGAACAACAACTTTTTGCCAACCGCTAAATCGTTGAGTGCAAATGCCTTGTATTCCTGCCGGCAAAAAACTCTCTTTTTAAACGACAATAACGGTGACCAACAGCTGCTGATTTAAAATCTAAAAAGTTCACATCTCATACTTTTACAATAGCAAATATACGACAATACTTACATAAACACAATGATAGTTCGAAGCAGCAAATGGCAATTAAAAGGCACGATTTTAATGTCTGTAAAACAAAAAAATTATAAAATGCCAACAGCTACCAAGAAAGCAGCCGTAAAAAAACGTAATGCAGGAACTGCCAATCCGGAACCTAAATTAATGGAGCTATTCAAAGACGAGATCAAAGACATCTATTGGGCGGAAAAGCACCTGGTAAAGTCGCTCCCCAAAATGATGAAGGCTGCTACCACCGACCAACTGGCCACTGCAATAGGAGAGCACCTCGAAGTAACAAAAACTCATGTAAGTCGCCTTGAGGAGGTATTCGAGTTGCTGGGCGAAAAAGCTCGCGCTAAGAAATGCGAAGCGATGGAAGGCCTGGTAAAAGAAGGCGAAAGTATTGTAGAAGATACAGACGATGGTTCTGCGACACGTGATGTAGGCATTATCCTTGCTGCGCAAAAAGTGAAACACTATGAAATAGCAACCTATGGCGGCCTGGTACAACTGGCAAAGACATTAGGCCTCACAGATGTCGCCGGTATATTATTACAGACGCTTAACGAAGAAAAAGAGGCAGACCTGACTCTTACAGATATCGCGGAGAACGATATTAATTACGAAGCGGCAGGAGAAGACGAAGAAGAATAGTCTTGATCACCAATAACGAAGTGGCATCTGGGAGACTTCATCCATTCTTTCAAAATCCCCATTAACAATATCACAAACCGAGCTAAATATATTAAGCCACTGCCCCGAAACTATATTTTAGGGCAGTGGCTTTAATTGTCACTGAAAGCTAAACTCTTAACGCACCACGAAAGCCCCGTGCAGCATAATAAGACTCCGCACCATTGTGATACAGGAATACGGTATTATAGCGACGATCGCAAAAGAGAGCACCACCGAGTTTCCTGATATCCGCAGGCGTTTGTACCCAGCTGGAAGTTTTCAGGTCAAATTTCCCTAGTTGCTGCAGCTCACGGTATTCTTCCTCTGTCAATAGTTCGACACCCATATCGGCAGCCATGTTTACAGCGCTATCGGCGGGCTTATGTTCTTTCCTCGACTCCAGGGCTTCGGCATCGTAACAAATACTTCTGCGACCCTTAGGACTTTCTGCCGCGCAATCATAAAAGGTGTATTCGCCGGTCTTTTTATCATGGCCTACAACATCCGGTTCGCCACCCGTCATTTCCATTTCGTTGAGTGACCATAGTTTTTCCGGTTTGTCTTCGAGCTTTGCTTCGACTTTAGACCAGTCAATACCCTTGTGACGGCTCATGTTTTTTTCGAATCGTGCCTTTAGTATATCGAGTAGCTCCCTACCCTGTTGTGACGATAATTTCTTTTTGCTCATGTTGTGTTTGCTTTAGTCGTTTAACCCTTTCCCCTCTAATATTTGCGGTGTGCATTTCTCTATTCTCGACTCCCGCGT comes from Polluticoccus soli and encodes:
- a CDS encoding ferritin-like domain-containing protein; this translates as MPTATKKAAVKKRNAGTANPEPKLMELFKDEIKDIYWAEKHLVKSLPKMMKAATTDQLATAIGEHLEVTKTHVSRLEEVFELLGEKARAKKCEAMEGLVKEGESIVEDTDDGSATRDVGIILAAQKVKHYEIATYGGLVQLAKTLGLTDVAGILLQTLNEEKEADLTLTDIAENDINYEAAGEDEEE
- a CDS encoding DUF4256 domain-containing protein, producing MSKKKLSSQQGRELLDILKARFEKNMSRHKGIDWSKVEAKLEDKPEKLWSLNEMEMTGGEPDVVGHDKKTGEYTFYDCAAESPKGRRSICYDAEALESRKEHKPADSAVNMAADMGVELLTEEEYRELQQLGKFDLKTSSWVQTPADIRKLGGALFCDRRYNTVFLYHNGAESYYAARGFRGALRV
- a CDS encoding DinB family protein, coding for MKPLNQLLIAELQREAASTRKILAVVPTDKLEWRPHEKSMTLGRLASHVAEIPHWLNRPLENDVFDMAAQPYKPANCQNTQELLDLFETKLSAAIAALEKATDEDLAKQWTFRRGEHIVFQLSSYEAIRYMMGNHQVHHRGQLSVFLRLLDVPIPGMYGPSADDVAAMAATAKN